The window atgaGAGTAGATTGTCTAGATGAAACATTACAATTGATGATCACGCACTGTCAATCGATCACAATGATTAATCGTTGCTATAATTACAGATTCTTGACCTTAGAGATGGTGGAGGCACCGAAAGATATATAGTGTTGAATGGTGAAAATACAtgaaagacaaagaaagaagTAGGAAAGTTCTTAAAATGAGTATGCAGCCGATTTCTTAAATAAGCAATGATGCATCTCGAATTGTTTGCTAGTCATCTAGCATAACTTCAACGtaagtcaaattaaaaaaatgactttGGCCAGAAGAAAGGTAAAGCAAATGCAATGTGTTTCTTGTGTGATTTTCAGGTTTCAGCTTTAGGTAGAAACACTTTAGTTCACGTGGGGTCGACAGGAAAGACCTTATAACATTTCGGAAGTTTCCTTCTttgaatattaaataaaattgcatattattttaattctagATGCAGAAGTTCCTCCGCTCAAACCAAATTAGACGGGACTTTAGTTCGatttacctttctcttttaattgaCCTAGAAGTAAACTAAAAGCGTTTTGATCCCGAGGAAACTAGCACCACCCTTCATGCCCCAAGAAAATCAAACTTTCCTGCTTAAAATAATCAATCCGCCACAAGTGGGGCTATAGCGTGTGATTTAATGAAGATGACTGGTGAAGGCGGCAGAAGGTTGAAACATTTTAGTATCACTAAAGATGCTGAGATTGCATGGAATTCGACTTGGGACAGCTAGCATGACAGCAATGGGCGATGCTCACTTTTTGATGTGTTCAAGCAAAACTCTACGTGTTAGAGTAGAATGGGTAACGTGTCTAGTGGCTCATTGGCGAACGGTTTCCTTCCATTGTGCCCTAACCGATTTGCTCACTCAGGCCAAAAATGGGTTCATATGAGTTGCAATGTACATTAGTCAAGGATTCTACGTATGGAGGGAGAAATTGATGCATTGATTCGAGGTTTGAAGGGATGTCTCTAGTCGATTGAGCTTCTTAATTTCCAAGACGAATACCCCACTGACACCATGTTCTCCTCGGTTCAAGAAAAGAATTTATAAACTTAGTCTATGGATGGTGTGATCGTTAGAATCATTGTAATGCGAAATATGACGAGGGAGGTATATGCTTCCATGGATCCAAGATAAAGTGAAATCAATTACTTCTTTACATGTCATTAGCTTGACCTAGTATGGCAAATTGCGAAAACAATACTTTCCATTCAGAAAGTAATATTTACCATGCAGATTTCATGCGGTCTAAACTTTTAAAGGGAACTTGTGGTACATAATAGGAAATTTGTCTACATAAACTCCAAATGAATTGTCCATTGCTCATTACATGGTTATGCGTGGTTCAAAAGCATAGTTGATGAACTTAGTGATTATATAGCTCCtagatttaaaattgattcaatCGAGTTTACCTATGCATCTTTTTGTTGACGCCCGATAATTAGGATTTCTAATGAACTGGATCTTTGGCTTCCTTTCATGATCTCTCCTATGCAGGGTGCAATTCCCAATAGAAATAACTATCTTGCCCCAATTGGGTATTGATAATTCCTCATACCCAATTCTCAATTTTAGTATTAAACCCAACTTTGAACACAGTAAAGCAAACACATATATCAGTTTTGTCAAATCACGTTAGCTATGATGAAATCAATCCAAAAGcagctttttaaaaaaaataacaataaagaGCATTTATGTTAAATAAAAAACTGAGAAGAAACATCTTTATGAAGCATGCGATAATTTCATCAATAGAAAACACCAATTTGAATTCTTGATGAGTCCTTTTTCCGTTTCTCTAACTAGACAATGAATTCTAATGATGatttataaaacaaattttgataaaaaagtACCGCGGAAGCACTTGTTGATCAATCAATTAGAAATGTCTGTAGTAATAAATGAATTGCTTTTATGGTGCTGTGTataataaatgttttgaaaattaaagtaGTCCTTATTAATTATAGGGACAAGTATCTTGAAAATACTCATAATAAGACCCTTATAAAATGGATGCCCTGATAATGTAGCGtacttttattaattgaattttgaatgtGACTAACTTATTTTGAGGGCTGCTTGTCGTTTGACAAGGTCATTTACTGCATCGAATTTGTACATCAAAATCCTTAAGAGTCCTTCCGGTGGAACTGTGGTTGAGTTGTAGTTCTATCGTGCTATATAGATACTTGTGCTGTGAAGTCTTGGACCTTGagcattgaatttataaattatatcaaaCCCTTTTATACTTCAAGTCATTGCCTTCCTTTTCGCAGCTAAAAATCGTCGGGGAAGAACTTCTGCGGAGAGGCGTTGGCCATTGCCCCCTTCACGTAACACACTGTGTCTAGTCCTTCACATAACCGCGTTGATGGTGCCATGAGTGCGAGAGTTTGAAAAAGGCACTAAGTCATCACTTCACTCGTCTtggtctcctctctctcctgcACTCTCTCCTTCCATAGCCCTACGTCATCTCAACACATTCTCCTCCTACGCAGATCCCTATATATACATAGCTGACTTGCTAAATAGAACATCTTGCCACACCCAACTAACACTTCATCTCATCACAGTGTTCAACAACATAGAATCTTTCACCGCTGATCCAACTCGAAACCCTAGGACACACAAAACAACCAGACATGGAGTATCCGACAGGTTTCAGGTTCTATCCTACCGAGGAAGAGCTTATCTCGTTCTACCTGCACAACCAGCTTCACGGCCTTAAGCAAGACAAGATTCACCGTGTCATCCCAGTCCTCCACATTTTCGACACTGAGCCATGGAATCTCCCACGTAAGACACAATCCGCCTGCGCATGCACCCATTTCTTTCACATCCCCTACATAAATTAAATCGTGCACTGAAATTGGGATCTTGAATATTTCAATTGCGCATATCAGCAAACTTTCTTTTCCCCACATTTTCTCTGGTGAATTTGTGTTGCAGAGCTTGCTGGAGAGCTGTGCAGAGAAGACAGAGAGCAGTGGTTCTTCTTCGCACCCATGCAGGAGAGGGAGGCCAGAGGAGGACGGCCCAGCCGGAGTCTGGCCACCGGCTACTGGAAGGCCACCGGGTCTCCTGGCTACGTCTACTCACCTGACAACAAGGTGATCGGCGTGAAGAAGTCAATGGTTTTCTATGTGGGAAAGGCTCCCAAAGGACGAAAAACGCAGTGGAAATTGAACGAGTACAGGGCCATTGAACTGTCACCGACCAATCCCAATTCATCAAGcagtaacatttctattcctaagGTGAACGCGCTGTGTGAATTTTTGGACCTTTATTTCAATTATTCAAATATAGAAAGGATGAAATACCTCTGCGTGCATGACACCTAGATCATCCCATCACTTCGAATAATCGTTCTAGTTTAGATTTTTTGCCATTCCTACGCAGGTGCACACTCTGTCTTTAGTTTAGTTTCCACTTGAACTTTCTCAGAAATATGCAACAATCATTCTCTGCgtttgcttttcttgaaataataTACTTACAGCTGAAGCGGGAATTTACGCTGTGTCGAGTGTATGTGGTATCTGGGACCTCTCGAGCATTTGATCGCCGACCACTGGAAGTGGTGGCTGGAGAGACAACAATCCAGGGGGGTGGCTGTGCTGCTAGCAGCGGAGGCAGAGGCGCTGGATGTGCAGATGTATCATCGTCAGGATTAGTAGCAGGCGATGTAGGAAGTTCCAATCAATGGGAGACGGCAAGTTTGGAAGAACCAATGTGGGATTGGGACCAGCTGAATTGGCTCTAACTTTATGTAGCAGTACTCCGATGATGAAGTGAGCTTCTCCGAATATCAATCTTTGTACGCTGATGGCCGATGTGTTGAAGAGCTTGAGACTCGTGGTTTGTAAGAAAATCATTTGATCAAGATTGAACACCACAGTCAATCTTgaacaaattttagaaaattaggGTCAGTAAAATGTTGGAGCATCTTGTAAAATAATAAGGAATAAGTGAGATATTTGCTGTTATGTTTGTACATAGTTCGGTTGCATTTTCGCCCTgcactccattttaaaaaagaacattattagtaaaaaaatcattgcatttcCATTAAGTACTAACTCATGTaacataattaataaattagTAGGATGGGTGTTTATATCAATATTCTTAAAGAGTAATTAAACATAACAATATTGCACAACTAAAAAGCAAATATATTTATGCATTCCATCTCATACTCTAGCTCTACCGTTTATTTTCTCATCAAAATGTCTGAAAGAAAGGATACACAATCATAAACGAGTAATAAGTGTCTTATATTTATTAGCACATGTGTGgttattcaaagaaatattaaaGGGTATCATGTATCTTTGTGTGACATTTCCCTGCAGAGTGAAGGATATGACCATGTACCTTGTAGCCATTTTATactttcaaacttttaaaaCTTGGAACCTAGTCCTTAATATTTAAAACCCGTCCTAGAACTACTCAGCCATGCCAATTTTGTAGGTTCTCTTGCAAAAACACTAATTATGATGGTTCATATTGCATTATGTGCGCAAGTGTAATTGGATATTCTTCCAAGGTTTTTTTTTCGTTAGAAATTTGCTTTATGTCCTACTTGAATAAATGAGGAGAAGTATATAAGCGGAGGAATAGTTCCTATTACATAATCTGCGAAAATCTTTTGGACAAACCACTTACATTAATTTACTATCCAAATTCAAGTTTATAAAGGTAActagtaaaaaataaataaattacactACCTTTGTACCTTGTATAAGTCCAAAAGAGAATGTGAAGCTAAACCAAAGTATACACATAGTTCACTGATCCATATAATATACTAACTTTAGGTTTTCTCCTTGATTGAGGTCTACTTATCCCaagtatttatatataaaaatatagaaatattgTATTCTAAATGAGTTCATATTATGATGACAATTAGTGCATATAAAttgcaataatttttatttaattacttttttttgtcgattttaTTGTAACTcttactcttagacttttgccttGCCTGCGCGCAGGTTGTGGGATTCGAAACCCACACTTGAAGGGATACAGGTCTATGGGGCATGAATAAGAGCATGatcaattttattaatcaaattgCAAGGAAAATTTCACAGTTCTTCCTGCAATTCATCAATTAGAAATGTAGGAGGAGCAAAAACTATATTCCATTCTATCGTTAATAAGATAAAGTCTCTAATATC of the Eucalyptus grandis isolate ANBG69807.140 chromosome 10, ASM1654582v1, whole genome shotgun sequence genome contains:
- the LOC104423424 gene encoding NAC domain-containing protein 90; the encoded protein is MEYPTGFRFYPTEEELISFYLHNQLHGLKQDKIHRVIPVLHIFDTEPWNLPQLAGELCREDREQWFFFAPMQEREARGGRPSRSLATGYWKATGSPGYVYSPDNKVIGVKKSMVFYVGKAPKGRKTQWKLNEYRAIELSPTNPNSSSSNISIPKLKREFTLCRVYVVSGTSRAFDRRPLEVVAGETTIQGGGCAASSGGRGAGCADVSSSGLVAGDVGSSNQWETASLEEPMWDWDQLNWL